A window of the Cucurbita pepo subsp. pepo cultivar mu-cu-16 chromosome LG01, ASM280686v2, whole genome shotgun sequence genome harbors these coding sequences:
- the LOC111796592 gene encoding protein FAM133-like, producing MGKNQAYKAMQKARLGSSSSAGPVEIEDGMVDGSFHSPEWHAARLASLNTSHTITWEEYKKKQKEDELKKGELEADTDRMMKEYRAQLDAERARKLAQGRNCSSSKSGHEKERKNRDLKKRSKRRRKHSRRKSSESSSSSSPSDSSSSDEEERESRRSRSRSKRSKREKKHKSRTKHSSSDDEEADGPVPLSRFFEKVKN from the exons ATGGGTAAGAACCAAGCATACAAAGCAATGCAGAAAGCCAGGCTGGGATCCTCAAGTTCGGCTGGGCCGGTTGAAATTGAAGATGGAATG GTGGATGGTTCATTTCATTCACCAGAGTGGCATGCTGCTCGTTTGGCCAGCCTTAATACGTCTCACACGATTACCTGGGAGGAATATAAGAAGAAGCAAAAG GAAGATGAGTTGAAAAAGGGAGAGCTAGAAGCAGATACAGATagaatgatgaaagaatatcGAGCGCAATTGGATGCTGAGCGGGCACGTAAACTTGCTCAGGGGAGAAATTGTTCTAGTAGCAAGAGTGGTCATGAAAAGG AAAGGAAGAACAGAGATTTAAAGAAGCGGAGCAAAAGAAGGAGAAAG CATTCGAGGAGGAAATCATCCGAGTCTAGCTCCTCAAGTTCACCCTCGGATTCATCCAGCAGCgacgaagaagaaagagaatctAGAAGATCCAGATCCAGATCAAAGAGATCGAAGAGGGAAAAGAAGCACAAGTCTAGAACCAAGCACTCTTCAAGCGACGATGAAGAGGCCGATGGCCCCGTGCCACTTTCAAGATTCTTTGAGAAAGTGAAGAATTAA